A single region of the Ptychodera flava strain L36383 chromosome 9, AS_Pfla_20210202, whole genome shotgun sequence genome encodes:
- the LOC139140952 gene encoding uncharacterized protein: MAKNKDLREILEMKVQEWRSLLKKQDFSGLEKMYTTDAKIMGPGQRTIMGHKEIVKLLEGGSREEEYPSEYTVEDTFGKYGDQYVTSLGCFSMPKGGSGKDIMVWKYVDGDYLIQADAWNKDQ; this comes from the exons ATGGCAAAGAATAAAGATTTGAGGGAAATTTTGGAAATGAAAGTACAAGAATGGAGATCCTTGCTTAAGAAGCAAGACTTTAGTGGTCTTGAAAAGATGTACACCACCGACGCAAAAATAATGGGTCCTGGACAGAGAACAATCATGGGACATAAAG AGATAGTTAAGTTACTGGAAGGTGGTTCAAGAGAGGAAGAATATCCCAGTGAGTATACTGTAGAAGACACATTCGGAAAGTATGGTGATCAGTACGTAACCAGCTTAGGATGTTTCAGCATGCCAAAGGGAGGCTCCGGCAAAGATATTATGGTATGGAAATATGTGGATGGTGATTATCTGATCCAAGCTGATGCCTGGAATAAAGACCAGTGA